In Vicinamibacteria bacterium, a genomic segment contains:
- a CDS encoding NADH-quinone oxidoreductase subunit M: protein MLENNPFGFNILSLVVWFPALGALAILFFLKKTQENQIKWAANIITFIGFLISLPLWTHFDSSGSQFQYIEKYQWIPTIGVQYYFGMDGISLLLVLMTTLLGFIACLSSWNAITDRVKQYYIFLLLLQTGMLGVFVALDFFLFYVFWEVMLVPMYFLIGVWGGPRKLYAAIKFFLYTLVGSVLMLLGILALYFAYYDATGVYTFDITQLWTIDYSAGLQYWVFLAFFVGFAIKVPMFPFHTWLPDAHVEAPTAGSVILAGVLLKMGTYGFVRFSLPLLPDASREAVWWVLALAIIGIIYGALVALVQSDWKKLVAYSSVSHLGFVMLGIFALTELGIQGGILQMINHGLSTGGLFLIVGIMYEQTHRREIASYGGIAKVVPVFAALFLIIALASMGLPMLNGFIGEFMILQGTFASAYAGWPYALFAVSGIVLGAAYLLWLYQRLMFGTIDKPENEKLKDVDWREQATLLPIVALCIWIGVYPKPFLEPL, encoded by the coding sequence ATGCTCGAGAACAATCCCTTTGGCTTCAACATCCTGTCCCTCGTGGTGTGGTTTCCCGCTCTCGGGGCGCTCGCCATCCTCTTCTTTTTGAAGAAGACCCAGGAGAACCAGATCAAGTGGGCGGCGAACATCATCACGTTCATCGGCTTTCTGATCTCGCTGCCTTTGTGGACCCACTTCGACTCGAGCGGCTCGCAGTTCCAGTACATCGAAAAGTACCAATGGATTCCCACGATCGGCGTCCAGTACTACTTCGGCATGGACGGCATCAGTCTGCTGCTCGTCCTGATGACGACCCTTCTCGGCTTCATCGCCTGCCTGTCCTCCTGGAACGCCATCACCGACCGGGTCAAGCAGTACTACATCTTCCTGCTGTTGCTCCAGACGGGAATGCTCGGGGTCTTCGTCGCGCTCGACTTCTTCCTCTTCTACGTGTTCTGGGAGGTCATGCTCGTCCCGATGTACTTCCTCATCGGGGTCTGGGGCGGGCCGAGAAAGCTCTACGCCGCCATCAAGTTCTTCCTCTACACGCTCGTGGGGAGCGTCCTGATGCTCCTCGGCATCCTCGCGCTCTATTTCGCCTATTACGACGCGACCGGGGTCTACACGTTCGACATCACGCAGCTCTGGACGATCGATTACTCGGCGGGTCTGCAGTACTGGGTGTTCCTCGCGTTCTTCGTGGGATTCGCCATCAAGGTCCCGATGTTTCCCTTCCACACCTGGCTTCCCGACGCCCACGTCGAGGCACCCACCGCCGGCTCGGTGATCCTCGCGGGCGTGCTCCTGAAGATGGGGACCTACGGATTCGTTCGCTTCTCGCTCCCGCTTCTTCCCGACGCCAGCCGGGAGGCAGTCTGGTGGGTGCTCGCCCTCGCCATCATCGGCATCATCTACGGCGCTCTGGTGGCGCTGGTGCAGAGCGACTGGAAGAAGCTCGTCGCCTACAGCTCGGTGAGCCATCTCGGTTTCGTGATGCTCGGCATCTTCGCCCTCACCGAGCTCGGCATCCAGGGCGGCATCCTCCAGATGATCAACCACGGGCTTTCGACCGGCGGGCTCTTCTTGATCGTCGGCATCATGTACGAGCAGACCCACAGGCGGGAGATCGCCTCCTACGGCGGCATCGCCAAAGTGGTGCCCGTCTTCGCCGCTCTCTTTCTCATCATCGCTCTCGCCTCGATGGGCCTTCCCATGCTCAACGGATTCATCGGCGAGTTCATGATCCTGCAGGGAACCTTCGCGAGCGCCTACGCCGGCTGGCCCTACGCTCTTTTCGCCGTCTCGGGTATCGTGCTCGGCGCCGCCTATCTCCTCTGGCTCTACCAGCGGCTCATGTTCGGCACGATCGACAAGCCCGAGAACGAGAAGTTGAAGGACGTGGACTGGCGCGAGCAGGCGACGCTTCTGCCCATCGTCGCGCTCTGCATCTGGATCGGCGTCTACCCCAAGCCCTTTCTCGAGCCGCTGC